The sequence below is a genomic window from Sneathiella marina.
ACTCCTGCAAATTGTGAAGACGCGGAGAAATTAGCCAATACTTGAAGCACCCTGTTCTTTTCCACAATCATTTCCGCATGGGCACAAGAGGTTTGACTTTCCATCACATTCACGACAGATCATGAACCGCCTTCTCATTGCTCTTCTTTTTCTGCAATTGAGTGCTTGCACTGTCGACCAAAAGTCAAAGCAAACGGTTTCCTTTTATCAATCTGCTGACCCGTCGATTAATTGGCAAAGGATGCCAAAGCCGAAATCTCTTGTACCAGGTGCTTCGATAACTTCCTCGATGAAAGATACAGCAAGCAAATCACATATGTTTCTTGTTGAGTTGACCGAAACACGGCCCGAGAAGCGCCTGTTGAAGGAACATGTTTATAGTCCGACTATATGGAGGCTAAACAAGTACCTGGACAAAACGTGCGGCGACGCTCATATGCGTGCAAATCTCAGTGATGGCTGGACGTATACATATATTTTAGTGCCAGCGGTTGAGCCTACAAAGATGCTATCAAAGGTTATATATCTGCAAAAGACATGTGAAGCGGTTTCTAGCTAGGCCGCCTAACTCCTGCAGAATATTAACCATAAATTAGTATTAAATTGACTCTTTTGGAGCTTCATACTTATGCTTACTCAACCTGTGGGAGGGCTGACTATGATACGAATACTCGCTTTTATTCTCTGTATGCTGCCGTTTGGCGCGTCCGCTGCCAGTGTTATGACATTCACCGACTTGGGTTATGAGTTCGGCGGTACGCCGACTTATGTCGAAGATGGAATAACTGCTACTACTTCGGGTCTGGCGCTCGGTTCCCATCACAATCCAGGCACCGCACACATGGATGACAGAGCAACAGCTTTTGCCTCAGAAATAGTATTCACCATGGCCGGTCGCTTTGACGCTTATAGCTTTGATTTCTTTCCGATCTTAGGCGGCGCAGGACTGTATAAGTGCGATATTGGTCCTAGCAACTGCAACACTATTGAGTATCAAGACGTGAAACTCTCCGGAGAGCGTGATGGTATCGCCGTGGCGACCACTTTATTCTCAAGCGGTGACTTGCCAAACACTTATGAACTAGGGTCCGCTTTCTCTAACCTTGATAAGTTTACTATTTCGCTATTGTCCGCAATCGAAGGAGAAATCGGGGATAAATATTTTGGCTGTTTGAGTATTACTTGTACGCATTGGGATATCGATAATGTAACACTCTCTGCTGTGCCTCTGCCTGCTGCATTGCCTCTCTTCGGTGCAGGTCTTTTGGTTCTTGGTCTTGTTAGACGGTTCCGAGGATAAAATAACTTTGACCTTTGCCGCCTACCGGAAGCATTTCTCTATAAGACTCCACGATATCTGGACAGCGGAAACGTAGTGGGTTACCGCAGATTGCGATGTTTCGGCCACCCCATACGTTTATCCATTCCCACAAGTCCGTGCCATCCGGTGGCCATACAACAAGCAACAGCCTATCACCATGCTTGGCAAGATCGAGATGGTTACCCCGAAGGACACCCGGCCCTCTTGGATGAGGATCATAACCTATAACATCAACGCCTGACCTTTTTAGTATGTCCAGCCAGATGCCTTGGCCTGCACCGCACTCTACAATCTTATGAGGGCATAACCTCCCCAAAACCTCTGGTGTAGGTAACGCGAGAGGTATCATACGTCCGTAACTTCTCCGTTCGTAGTATCACCCGTAGACGGATCGTTATCACCATTCCAGGCGTCTTCTTCACCATTTTGTATCCAAATGTGTGATAAGGGGTATCCGGGAACAAGATTAAGCAAGCTTTCTCCCTTTCTGGCTATCCATCATGGTTCGTCGTCTGAATTGCGAGATAGCCCCTAAAATTAGACACAAGGGAATTCCTGTTTTTATTAACACTCGCCCTAAAGCGTTATCTTCTTCAACCGCATGCATTTTGTACGCCATATGCTCAGACCAGGGCTTGGCAAGGATGTGAACAAGCTTGGTAGCCAATAGTGACTTCTGCATCAATTTAACTACCGGTACAGCCCATAGGAGATAGCCTGCCCTGACAACCGGATCGACAGTCTTTGCGTATTCTTCGTCGGCTCGCCAAATATGTTCCGGCATAAATCCCTGCCGGTGCAATTCAGTGCAAATGACCTTGTCGCCACTTGGTCCTGCTGCCCCGCTCCCTGCTGCAGTGCCTGGTATACCAACGCCCAAACCATGGCTGGCTGCTTCTGCTGTACCCGCATCCAAACCCATAGCCTCATTCTCAGCCTGCGCCGCTTGTTGGCTAGCTGCTTCACTCGCGTTCATACCCTCCGCGTTCATGCCATTAGCAAGCGCTACGGATAGCATTGCTTTGCTTATACCTGGCATCAAGCCCACCGGCCCCACAGGTGCCACAGATAGGCCTTTGCCAATTGCATGCGCCATCGATATTCCGGCCATTTGCTCCGCTGCTGTCATGCTTCCAACATCTGCTGTTGCGCTATCTGCAGCTTCGTTACCATCCGCAGGATTAGGGTCTGAATTCCAACGGCCATTCCCTAAAGGCCTCTGAACTACCGGCGGAGTAACGTACGGCGAAAGGTTGAGCAGCCCTGGGGTGTATTGGTTCGGGTAACTGTTCAAAAGATAGGTTGGCGTCGTATTCAATAAACTCATTGGGCGTCCCTCTCGGCATCTTCATACGCCGTGACTTCAATCAGACTATTTAGCTTCAGGCGATATGCCTTGTCGCTGCAGTCACCAATATCCGCCTCAGCGCCGCTGTGAATGGCCTTTAGGCTCCAATAGGGAAATACAGCCTGAATACGGCTTACTGCCGCTTCTGGCGTATCCTCACGCTGTACAATGGCGCGTATGCAATGTGGGAAAGGATCTGTCATGCCGTCACTTGCTCTAACGTGTTTAGATACTCCCGAACAGCAGCCCGGATGAGTTCTGACATAGTTTGCTCTTTTGTAGCTGCGGCTTCTTGTACTCGCTCAACAAGAGACGGTGAAAACCGAAGATGTAGATGGCGGTCGAAAACTGTTGAATTCATTAAAAACCCCATAGGAACACATCATGAACATTATACAGTAAGAACGGCTTGTTAACAATACAAACACTCACTTTTATGAGTGCATAATTGGGATAAAGTATTTTAAGGTGACAAGCACCAAAACCGACCGGTTGAAGTTCGAAGGATAATAGATTTAATGAAAATCGTTGAAGTACGCAGACATACTATACGGCGAAAGCAGACTGCACATCTATCATCAGAGGGAATAGAGCTAGCCATTTACACAGGAGCTAGAATGGGCAGTTATGACCGTGTGATTACCAGCACGCTGCCTAGAGCTATCGAAACAGCTATCGTAATGGGATAGGAGGTGACTGAGTGTATTGAAGAGTTGGGAAGTATATCTGATGGAATACTTGAGAAATTAGATTGGCCAAATACTCTCCAAGCTATTTCTGAAGTCATCAAAACAAATAATTACTGTTTCCGGTTCGCGAGACAGCAAGCGTTAATTTGGTTTGAATGTATTAGAGATCTTCATGACGAAAGTAGCGTTTTGATAATATCTCATGGCGGTATTATCGAATTGGGAGCATTGGGTAGCTTTGAGCTTGATGAACATTCAGCGTCGATAGGGGCATTTGGTTATTGCGAAGGATTCATTCTTGAGTACAGTGATGACAAATGTGTAGGACTAAATTTGGAACTCATGCCGGAAAGCAAGAAAGAACTTAATCGTAAATACATCATTTCCTTAACCTACTTGTGATAATGCTGTTCTGGATCAACACCCCGTAACTCTCAGATGAAAATTACCTCCTCGAACCCCACTATCAATATGTTTTACTACATCGGCCACGTTTGTCTTCGTTTCATGTTGTTCGGAAAACAAATACTTTCCACATCCCCGATTCCAATCCAAATGAATGGGGAATAGATAGGCCCCATTTGAATTAAGAAGCCTAAAATTAAACGTGCAATCGACCCAATCTCTATTAGTAGCTTTTGCCACAGGCGTTTCTACTTCAAATGAAATGGTGTACAGGACATTATTACTACCATAATCCTGCATATCTAAACTCATGTTGCGCACATATGTAATCCAATCATAACTCTTTAGCTGAACATCGTTCCAATAAAGAATTTTGCGAGCAAATAGTGAACTTTCGCCATCCGTTTTTTCAACTGATTTGCTGCTGATTTCATTTAACGAAATTACCACGTCTGTTTCTTCTTCATTAATGAAAGGATCATCTTTCATCCAACTAAATTCTTCAAAGTCAATCAACTTGAAGTCAGGTTTTTGGCTTCGTTTAGTCATGAATATTCTCCAATCGAATTTATAGTAGTAGGCGAATTCTCTCAATAGAGTGCACCAAATAATAATATTTTGCAACCTAACCGTGATCCCATGGGATGTCGTAATCTAGCAGTAACTACTTGAAAAAGGATTGAGTAAAACTCGGAAAATGCCACGCCCAGCATTTCGAAATTCCAATTAGGAATCAGATGCACGCCATACTACATTAGTGTTACGATGGAACTGATATAATCTGACTGGTTATCAGTTTCACCAGGATTTTCATGCAACAAATTTTCAGTATTTGTGTAGTTTTTCAGTTTCGTTTCACTACGAACACCATACCTAACTCACATTCACCTGTGAATTCGGCCATAATTGCTGTGTAAAGGACTATTCGATATGAAAACCGCATTTCAGCTTGCCAAAGAGTTTTGGCTTCCGTTAATAGTCGCTATCGCATGGACGTTCTTCAATTTTTACCCTCAGACTTTCGAAGACATACCTATTGCAGGAATTATCAATATATTCGGGCCAACATTTTTCTTGGCAAGCTGGTTGTCAGGACAATATTTTAGGGTTCGCAAACAAACTCGTGTGCAAGATGACCTCTCACGCTTAATTGAAAAAACTTCAAGCTTGCTTGAACGGCTGGATGAGAAAACAGCTGACTTGGTCAGTCATATTACCGGTGGTGACAGCTTTTGCTTCATGGCTCACTCTAATCTCATGCCCGGTGTCGATAGGGCAATGACCATGATTATACACCAAGGAATTCATCCACTTTACGATATTC
It includes:
- a CDS encoding ribbon-helix-helix domain-containing protein, which codes for MNSTVFDRHLHLRFSPSLVERVQEAAATKEQTMSELIRAAVREYLNTLEQVTA
- a CDS encoding VPLPA-CTERM sorting domain-containing protein, translated to MIRILAFILCMLPFGASAASVMTFTDLGYEFGGTPTYVEDGITATTSGLALGSHHNPGTAHMDDRATAFASEIVFTMAGRFDAYSFDFFPILGGAGLYKCDIGPSNCNTIEYQDVKLSGERDGIAVATTLFSSGDLPNTYELGSAFSNLDKFTISLLSAIEGEIGDKYFGCLSITCTHWDIDNVTLSAVPLPAALPLFGAGLLVLGLVRRFRG